From Anopheles funestus chromosome 3RL, idAnoFuneDA-416_04, whole genome shotgun sequence, a single genomic window includes:
- the LOC125769970 gene encoding dual specificity tyrosine-phosphorylation-regulated kinase 1A: protein MHFWIDKRSQACGFGRARVAASLSGGGGLGFGHPRRVPRKSMVTPIHRFQTVDCGRPHIHRQQQSQQQQPHPQPQSNPSVPGTHYSSTQSQQSSAHQHQQPHHPHQSHADPQHHRHHPHHPHHHQGSVQQQSQPNNQQQQQVHQVQLHLSGQYNSQSSILPAPTPYPQPSPNLQQSSSPNALNYHVPVSMNHIYSASTQSSGAEIDGISNVGQHIQPHVGHDAQLLPAHLKCGMWASLALATVFVAGAKFYFDHQGTGLEVLIFCAFSATFFLAACTVSLWRRPRDIQITSNNMISDTISNAEQSSLQNNPEFLSSNPSPLLNGSAGSGPLGGLVPGNIQQASLASIVAPPPPYHIAILLPDTSKEAEEAPPPSYDKIVI, encoded by the exons atgcatttttggaTTGATAAACGATCGCAAGCGTGTGGTTTCGGCAGAGCGCGTGTGGCAGCATCTTTatcgggtggtggtggtctaGGGTTTGGCCACCCACGGCGCGTGCCTCGGAAATCAATGGTCACTCCAATACATCGGTTTCAAACGGTCGACTGTGGTCGGCCTCACATCCATCGCCAGCAACAgtcacaacagcaacaaccgcaTCCACAGCCGCAATCGAATCCGTCTGTCCCAGGAACGCATTATTCGTCCACACAAAGTCAACAATCCTCGGCTCATCAACACCAGCAACCGCATCATCCACATCAATCGCATGCAGATCCACAGCATCACCGTCACCATCCGCATCATCCGCACCATCATCAAGGCTCTGTACAGCAGCAGTCGCAACCGAAtaatcaacaacagcaacaggtgCATCAGGTGCAGCTGCACCTCAGTGGTCAATACAATTCCCAGAGCAGTATTCTGCCTGCGCCAACGCCTTATCCGCAGCCGAGTCCAAACTTACAGCAAAGTTCGTCACCGAATGCTCTAAACTACCACGTACCTGTGTCGATGAATCACATTTACAG CGCATCAACACAATCATCCGGTGCTGAGATAGACGGCATTAGCAATGTTGGACAGCACATACAGCCGCACGTTGGACATGATGCACAATTGTTACCGGCGCACCTGAAATGTGGCATGTGGGCTTCGTTGGCTCTTGCTACGGTGTTTGTCGCTGGGGCAAAGTTTTATTTCGACCATCAG GGCACCGGGTTAGAGGTGTTAATATTTTGTGCATTTTCGGCTACATTCTTTTTGGCTGCCTGCACCGTATCGTTATGGAGACGTCCCCGGGACATACAGATCACTAGCAACAATATGATATCGGACACGATCTCTAACGCAGAGCAAAGTTCACTACAG AACAACCCTGAATTTCTAAGCAGCAACCCCTCGCCGCTACTGAATGGAAGTGCCGGAAGTGGTCCATTGGGAGGGCTTGTTCCGGGAAATATTCAACAGGCTTCGTTGGCAAGCATAgtagcaccaccaccaccgtatcATATAGCGATACTTCTGCCCGATACTTCGAAAGAGGCGGAGGAAGCCCCTCCACCGTCGTACGATAAAATAGTgatttaa
- the LOC125771743 gene encoding probable chitinase 10 translates to MVSGKFSVLHRVVIILTVIVKLGQSCPELRECFPDVTVTVPCQGSFTRMWTTEPSDTDCSTYVACLNGVGVKMCCPIGQYYNPDTQECDDETNVDCQIEPPPCPDTTTSNPDETTITTSSEETTTQNPDTTTTSSEETTTQNPDTTTTSSEETTTENPDTTTTSSEETTTENPETTTTATTSDADTTTQPITTTDETTSTAAIETTTVEEGADLAALCAALTSDSLVELAYPGECNMYIMCENRQYIRTETCPAGLHFNPTLSVCDSPDQAECLDFVCRNNPEGNQVTLESQNSCQLYFICIGNITVERRCAPGTIYEAENGWCVVDDAENPCERERLPAPPESVILQCTGENELDKIPHPTMCDVYYRCINGNLWVRQCPPGLLFDPDREQCNLADMVSCVEAQQSVKYKQ, encoded by the exons ATGGTTTCTGGAAAGTTCAGTGTGTTGCACAGGGTGGTGATAATATTGACTGTAATCGTCAAACTTGGCCAAAGTTGTCCAGAATTGAGAGAATGCTTCCCAGACGTAACTGTAACCGTGCCTTGTCAAGGCAGTTTTACCCGGATGTGGACCACGGAGCCAAGCGATACTGATTGCAGTACCTACGTTGCATGCTTAAATGGTGTCGGTGTAAAAATGTGCTGCCCGATTGGGCAGTACTACAATCCTGACACGCAGGAATGTGACGATGAAACGAATGTGGATTGTCAAATCGAACCTCCACCTTGTCCGGACACAACAACGAGCAACCCAGATGAAACAACAATTACAACAAGCTCTGAGGAAACGACAACACAAAACCCTGATACTACAACAACGAGCTCTGAGGAAACGACGACACAAAACCCTGATACTACAACAACGAGCTCTGAAGAAACGACAACAGAAAATCCTGATACTACAACAACGAGCTCTGAAGAAACGACAACAGAAAATCCTGAAACGACAACAACAGCTACGACCAGCGATGCAGATACTACGACACAACCAATCACCACTACCGATGAAACGACTTCTACTGCAGCTATAGAAACCACTACTGTTGAAGAAGGTGCAGATTTGGCTGCACTTTGTGCAGCACTTACGTCAGACTCATTAGTGGAGTTAGCGTATCCTGGTGAATGCAATATGTACATTATGTGTGAAAATAGACAATACATTCGAACAGAAACCTGTCCAGCAGGATTACACTTTAATCCTACCCTCTCTGTTTGTGATTCTCCTGACCAAGCTGAATGTTTAGACTTTGTTTGTCGGAACAACCCCGAAGGAAACCAAGTTACGTTGGAAAGCCAAAATTCTTGTCAATT ATATTTCATATGCATCGGTAACATTACAGTCGAGCGCCGATGTGCACCAGGTACCATCTACGAAGCTGAAAACGGATGGTGTGTAGTTGACGATGCGGAAAATCCTTGCGAA CGCGAACGACTGCCTGCACCACCAGAATCTGTCATTTTACAATGTACTGGAGAAAATGAATTAGACAAAATACCCCATCCTACCATGTGTGATGTGTACTATCGTTGCATAAATGGAAATCTTTGGGTAAGACAATGTCCCCCCGGACTTTTATTCGATCCGGACCGCGAGCAGTGTAATCTTGCCGATATGGTTTCCTGTGTAGAAGCCCAACAGTCCGTCAAATACAAACAATAG
- the LOC125771750 gene encoding probable chitinase 10, with product MKRLWLTTVLFVSLLLREAVSNRCAGVPDGVFINDFTACNAFFTCFRGEAFPGVCVEPFYFNEEKQLCDHPWEVKCLICPQTEDLVPTFVPIEGECTFYALCIQGIGTLRECDNGLKFDAVQGNCDLAENVQCDAGICPSNVNPSIPTSVPHPTDCSRYYICLNNEATEQQCAPTLLFNPETRFCDFEENVECQDGVPAPTSCPPSGIHLIGNPLDCVSYFVCLDGAKSGDAISCAPGLIFDLTGAVCRLPNEESVCADGSDPLLPPPTPPPAPPPPPPVVPSVNQR from the exons ATGAAGCGCTTGTGGCTAACCACAGTATTATTTGTCAGCTTGTTGTTGCGAGAAGCAGTGTCAAATCGTTGTGCTGGAGTGCCAGACGGCGTTTTTATAAATGATTTTACCGCATGTAACGCCTTCTTTACGTGTTTTCGTGGAGAAGCGTTTCCTGGCGTGTGTGTCGAGCCATTTTACTTTAACGAGGAAAAACAACTGTGTGACCATCCGTGGGAAGTTAAGTGCTTGATCTGTCCTCAAACTGAGGATCTTGTACCGACCTTTGTGCCTATCGAAGGCGAGTGCACATTTTATGCGCTTTGTATTCAAGGAATCGGTACGCTTCGAGAATGTGACAATGGACTTAAATTTGATGCAGTGCAAGGAAATTGCGATCTGGCTGAAAACGTCCAGTGTGATGCAGGAATTTGTCCAAGTAACGTGAATCCAAGTATACCGACATCAGTACCGCACCCAACTGACTGTTCGAGATATTACATTTGTCTCAATAACGAGGCTACCGAGCAGCAATGTGCTCCAACGTTACTTTTTAATCCAGAGACTAGATTTTGCGATTTCGAAGAAAATGTCGAATGT CAAGACGGAGTGCCTGCACCTACTTCATGTCCACCAAGTGGAATTCATCTCATCGGAAATCCATTGGATTGCGTTTCTTACTTTGTGTGCCTGGACGGAGCGAAAAGTGGCGATGCTATAAGTTGTGCTCCGGGTTTGATCTTCGACTTAACTGGTGCGGTCTGCCGTCTGCCAAATGAAGAGTCAGTCTGTGCTGATGGTTCGGATCCTCTGTTACCTCCACCTACACCTCCAcctgcaccaccaccaccaccacctgtTGTTCCGTCGGTTAACCAACGTTAA
- the LOC125771755 gene encoding peritrophin-1-like translates to MFKMWYHIIVVCTVVFTFAVTTYAQRDPCAGIPDGMFVNDFTSCESYFLCLGGVPTQAHCPPGFYFNEAQQLCDFPQNVFCHVCNQQTGVQLFPHPTNCNQFITCSSGISFVGNCKPGETYDVVLQACKSEMRVDCDRLRCPEVDNPNIVVFIPGFQSCDEYFLCQAGTPIQRFCAPGLHWNRVIERCDFPELAQCPL, encoded by the exons atgtttaaaatgtggtaccaTATCATCGTAGTGTGTACTGTTGTGTTTACCTTTGCTGTCACGACTTATGCACAGCGCGATCCTTGTGCGGGCATTCCCGATGGAATGTTCGTCAATGATTTCACGAGCTGCGAAAGCTATTTCTTGTGCCTCGGTGGTGTTCCTACGCAAGCCCACTGTCCACCCGGGTTTTACTTCAACGAGGCGCAGCAACTGTGTGATTTTCCGCAGAATGTATTCTGTCACGTGTGCAACCAGCAGACCGGTGTGCAGCTGTTTCCACATCCGACGAATTGCAATCAGTTTATCACATGCTCGAGCGGAATTTCCTTCGTGGGAAATTGCAAACCAGGCGAAACGTACGACGTAGTGCTGCAAGCATGCAAGAGTGAAATGCGCGTTGACTGTGACCGCCTACGCTGTCCGGAAGTAGACAATCCAAATATTGTCGTATTCATTCCGGGTTTCCAGTCATGCGATGAATACTTCTTGTGTCAAGCTGGGACACCAATTCAACGATTCTGCGCTCCCGGATTGCATTGGAATCGAGTAATTGAACGTTGTGACTTTCCTGAGTTGGCTCAGTGTCC attatga
- the LOC125771741 gene encoding uncharacterized protein LOC125771741: MIRLVLALFLVGCAKVQSQTNPCLGVPNYQFVPHETDCWRYYTCVNGQAFAFECVEPFIFSQPKQMCDYGDRTACVTCPATGIANFPIIGSCTRFVQCIEGNQFERVCPPGTMFDKIMQQCNLQSAVDCIECPAVDDPQNPTFIPDLSDCRNYYICVGGQGIQQRCPEQTRFNPQLNVCDLESVVPCPSAPVLLETSQASSGALCQNNSGMTFEPLPNNCNSYIMCLNSVAYEMSCPAGKSFDRKTKLCLETGEAECLLNFKSLCDGTGYGLNTVAYPNNCSKYLLCIFDEVYEIQCSPHERYDITTNRCMDASKAVCAYDTPSISDPKPFINPCANNEGVNLVPDPSNCKQYFTCVLTQSFESTCPGNQIFDIVSSSCGPAQHSTCIRDVAPAPQPPPPPAPAPNPAPPAPAPAPSNPNNPCRNNNGVTYKPHAIDCLRYYMCMDTQSIERTCPTGQVFDVYLTSCGPQQSSTCILDINPCDNNKGIVYKPHPSDCTLYYMCMDAQSIDRSCTAGQIFDIYQSACGPEQTSTCILDEPAMEPYPPPPPPAVNPCANNVGISYLPHPQDCNRYYMCMDNQALDRNCAAGEIFDIYTTKCGSIGSSTCISNPTPPINPGDIPTPPTPPPNLTPLFGCPATGTVNVPHPLDCNMYYLCVEGQAFPLSCGPNLIFDVVTSQCNRPEVSICALDLVTPPTAGPGDATPAPTGPTVPTPPTVGPPTEPIPTAPTPPATEGDDPTVPTVGPTVPTAPTVTATVPTAPSEVPTAPTPIPTVGPTPAPSPIPTAPSPSPTVITTTTPIPTPQPTPVPTPVPTPAPTPVPTPAPTPGLPGTPPHCPSDQTFYHPHPDCTRFYRCVWGTLHVMQCPPNQYWNQEREFCDHPFNVNCPSSAK, from the exons ATGATAA GATTAGTACTGGCGCTATTCCTCGTGGGATGCGCAAAGGTTCAATCGCAGACAAACCCCTGCCTAGGAGTGCCAAACTATCAGTTCGTGCCCCATGAAACAGATTGTTGGCGCTATTATACCTGCGTTAATGGGCAAGCCTTTGCATTTGAATGTGTAGAACCATTTATTTTCAGCCAACCCAAACAAATGTGCGATTATGGTGATCGAACAGCATGTGTCACTTGTCCTGCGACTGGTATAGCAAACTTCCCAATAATCGGTTCCTGCACTAGATTCGTTCAATGTATCGAAGGAAATCAGTTTGAGCGTGTTTGTCCACCGGGTACgatgtttgataaaattatgCAACAATGCAACTTACAGTCGGCAGTCGATTGTATTGAATGTCCTGCAGTGGATGATCCACAAAATCCAACGTTCATACCTGATTTGAGTGATTGCCGAAACTACTACATCTGTGTAGGTGGACAAGGAATTCAACAACGATGCCCAGAACAAACCCGATTTAATCCGCAGCTAAACGTGTGTGATCTCGAAAGTGTGGTTCCATGTCCAAGTGCT CCTGTCCTACTTGAAACAAGTCAAGCATCCAGTGGCGCATTGTGCCAAAACAACAGTGGAATGACCTTTGAGCCCCTTCCAAACAACTGTAATTCCTATATTATGTGTCTTAATTCCGTGGCATACGAAATGTCCTGTCCCGCCGGCAAATCCTTTGATCGAAAAACTAAACTGTGCTTGGAGACCGGCGAAGCGGAATGTTTGCTTAACTTCAAATCGCTTTGTGATGGCACAGGCTATGGTTTAAACACCGTCGCCTATCCAAATAACTGCTCGAAGTACCTCTTGTGCATCTTTGATGAAGTTTACGAAATTCAGTGCTCTCCGCACGAACGATACGATATTACAACGAACCGTTGTATGGACGCAAGCAAAGCAGTCTGTGCATACGACACTCCCTCAATCTCTGATCCGAAACCGTTCATTAATCCATGTGCAAATAATGAAGGAGTCAATTTAGTACCCGATCCTTCAAACTGTAAGCAATATTTTACCTGTGTGCTAACGCAGAGCTTCGAAAGTACTTGCCCCGGAAACCAAATATTCGACATTGTTTCAAGTAGTTGCGGTCCTGCGCAGCATTCGACGTGCATTCGTGATGTCGCCCCGgcaccacaaccaccaccgccgccagCGCCGGCTCCAAACCCTGCACCACCTGCACCAGCACCAGCTCCCTCTAACCCTAACAATCCCTGCCGAAACAATAATGGTGTCACCTACAAACCTCATGCAATCGATTGCTTGCGGTACTACATGTGTATGGACACGCAATCCATCGAGCGAACATGCCCAACCGGTCAGGTGTTCGATGTCTACCTAACATCTTGCGGTCCGCAACAGTCTTCCACATGTATCCTGGACATTAATCCTTGTGACAATAACAAAGGTATTGTTTATAAGCCACATCCTAGTGATTGTACGTTGTATTACATGTGCATGGATGCGCAATCCATCGATCGATCATGCACAGCTGGTCAAATTTTCGATATCTATCAATCTGCTTGCGGACCAGAGCAAACTTCCACATGCATACTGGATGAACCAGCAATGGAACCATATCCCCCACCACCGCCACCTGCGGTTAACCCTTGTGCTAATAATGTCGGAATATCTTATTTGCCACATCCGCAAGACTGCAACCGATACTATATGTGTATGGACAACCAAGCTCTGGACCGAAATTGCGCAGCCGGCGAAATATTTGATATTTACACAACCAAATGTGGATCTATTGGGTCGTCAACCTGCATCTCGAATCCGACACCTCCAATAAACCCCGGAGATATCCCTACGCCTCCAACGCCACCACCGAACTTAACGCCCTTATTCGGTTGCCCTGCAACTGGCACCGTCAATGTGCCTCATCCACTTGATTGCAACATGTATTACCTTTGCGTCGAAGGTCAAGCATTTCCACTCAGCTGCGGTCCCAATCTTATATTTGATGTAGTAACTAGCCAGTGCAACAGACCAGAAGTCTCAATATGTGCTCTAGACCTTGTCACTCCTCCTACTGCCGGACCGGGTGATGCGACACCGGCACCGACAGGACCAACGGTTCCAACACCACCCACGGTAGGCCCTCCAACAGAACCCATACCCACAGCTCCTACTCCACCCGCTACGGAAGGAGACGATCCAACCGTTCCAACAGTTGGACCAACCGTTCCTACTGCTCCTACTGTGACAGCCACTGTTCCTACTGCACCATCGGAAGTACCCACAGCACCAACACCCATTCCAACTGTGGGCCCAACACCAGCTCCATCTCCCATACCAACTGCTCCTTCGCCCTCTCCAACAGTTATAACAACTACTACACCTATCCCGACTCCGCAACCTACTCCTGTGCCAACTCCTGTACCAACTCCGGCACCTACTCCTGTGCCAACTCCTGCACCAACACCCGGCCTTCCTGGTACTCCACCTCATTGCCCATCCGATCAAACGTTTTACCACCCTCACCCGGACTGCACGAGGTTCTACCGCTGTGTGTGGGGCACGTTGCACGTCATGCAATGTCCACCTAATCAGTACTGGAACCAGGAAAGGGAGTTCTGCGATCATCCATTCAATGTGAACTGCCCCTCTTCAGCCAAATAG